The sequence below is a genomic window from Flavobacterium lipolyticum.
AACTTGATAAAAACACGTTGAAAGTCGCTTTGAACGATAAAATTTCGATAGATTTTATCAACGAAGTTTTGTTTGAATATGAGTTTAAAAGAGTCGATTTTATTACCGAGCCAGGAGAGTTTTCTGTTCGAGGCGGAATTGTCGATGTGTTCTCGTTTTCTAACGATCATCCGTACCGAATTGAGTTTTTTGGTAACGAAGTAGACAGCATCAGAAGTTTTGATGTCGAAACACAGTTATCGGTGGAAACCCATAAAAAAATCACGATAATCCCGAATGTCGAGAACAAACTTTTTCAGGAAAACAGAGAGAGTTTCTTAGACTATATTGCTGAGAGAACCGTCTTATTTATTCAAAATACAGAAGGACTTTTCACTCAGTTAGACAAACAATTCGTCAGGGCCGAAGAAGCTTTCGAGAAACTTTCAAAAGAAATAAAACGGGCTGAACCTGAAAAACTATTCTTAAATCAAAGCTCATTTATCAAACGCGCTTTAGATTTTTCGATAGTCGAATTGGCTTCAAAACCTGTTTTTAAAATCACAAAAACATTCGATTTTCATATTCACCCGCAGCCCTCTTTCAACAAACAATTTGATTTGCTGCTGAATAACCTGAGCGACAATCATTTTAACGGATATAAAAATTATCTGTTCTGTTCGAATGAAACTCAGGCCAAGCGTTTTCATGATATTTTCGAAACCTTAGACGAAGCTAATTCCGAGAACATTAGAAAACAATATCATACTGTTGTTCTTCCTTTGTATCAGGGATTTATTGACGAAGAAAGTCAGATTACGGCCTATACCGATCACCAGATTTTTGAGCGTTATCACAAATTTAATATCAAAAACGGTTATTCGAAAAAGCAGAATATTACGCTTAAGGAATTAACAGCGCTTTCGGTTGGTGATTATGTAACGCATATCGATCACGGAATTGGAAAATTTGGCGGCCTGCAAAAAATTCAGGTTGAAGGTAAAACGCAGGAAGCTATAAAACTGGTTTATGCCGATAATGATATAGTGTATGTGAGTATTCACTCGCTTCATAAAATCTCCAAATACAACGGAAAAGACGGAACCCCTCCCAAAATCTATAAACTGGGATCAAACGCCTGGAAAGTTTTAAAACAAAAAACCAAAGCGCGGGTCAAACATATTGCCTTCAATTTAATTCAGTTGTATGCGAAACGACGTCTGGAAAAAGGGTTTCAGTTTGCACCGGACAGTTATTTGCAGAACGAATTAGAAAGTTCGTTTATATACGAAGACACACCGGATCAAACTAAATCGACTCAGGAAGTCAAAGCGGATATGGAAAGCGATCGTCCGATGGATCGTTTAGTTTGTGGTGATGTAGGTTTTGGAAAAACAGAGGTAGCGATTCGTGCGGCCTTTAAGGCAGTAGACAATAGTAAACAGGTAGCCGTTTTGGTTCCGACCACCATTTTGGCGTACCAGCATTATCGTACGTTTTCAGAACGTTTGAAAGACATGCCGGTTACCATTGGTTATATGAACCGCTTTAGAACTGCTAAACAGAAAGCACAAACTTTAAAAGATTTGGCAGAAGGGAAACTGGATATTGTGATTGGAACACACCAATTAGTCAATAAAAATGTAGTTTTTAAAGACCTTGGTTTGTTGATTGTCGACGAGGAACAAAAGTTTGGAGTAAACGTAAAAGATAAACTTAAGACCATTGCTGCGAATGTCGATACCCTAACCTTAACGGCAACGCCAATCCCGAGAACGCTTCAGTTTTCGTTAATGGCAGCGAGAGATTTGTCTGTTATTACGACCCCTCCGCCAAACCGATATCCTATAGAAACCAATGTTGTTGGGTTTAATGAAGAAATAATCCGCGATGCTATTTCGTATGAAATTCAGCGTAACGGACAGGTTTTCTTCATCAATAACCGAATCGAAAACATAAAAGAAGTTGCCGGTATGATTCAGCGTTTGGTACCAAATGCCAGAGTTGGAATCGGCCACGGTCAAATGGAGGGTGCGAAACTCGAAGAATTGATGCTGGGTTTCATGAACGGCGATTTCGATGTCCTGGTAGCCACAACAATTATCGAAAGTGGTTTGGACGTACCAAATGCCAATACCATTTTCATCAACAATGCCAATAATTTCGGATTATCCGATCTGCACCAAATGCGAGGAAGAGTAGGCCGAAGCAATAAAAAAGCATTTTGTTATTTCATCTGTCCGCCTTATTCCTCTATGACTGAGGATGCCAGAAAACGTATTCAGGCTTTAGAGCAGTTTAGCGAACTAGGTAGTGGTTTTAACATTGCGATGAAAGATCTTGAAATTCGTGGAGCAGGAGATTTATTAGGTGGAGAACAAAGCGGTTTCATTAATGAAATTGGATTTGATACCTACCAAAAAATCATGAATGAGGCCATTGAAGAATTGAAGGAGAATGAATTCAAGGACTTATATCCGGAAGAGAACGATATTGAAACCAAGGAATATGTAAAAGATCTGCAAATCGATACTGATTTTGAGTTGTTATTTTCTGATGAATACATCAACAATGTCACCGAACGTTTGAGTTTATACAACGAGTTGGGCGGTGTGAAAAATGAGGTAGAACTGGTAATCTTTCAAAATAAATTAATTGACCGTTTTGGTCCGATGCCGCCACGTGCCAATGCCTTGATGAATAGTATTCGCATCAAATGGATTGCAACAAGTGTAGGTATTGAGAAATTAGTGATGAAGAAAGGCAAAATGATCGGTTATTTTGTTTCAGACCAACAATCTGATTATTACCAATCGAAGCGTTTCCATAAAGTGATCAAATTTGTACAGACTCATAGTAATCTTTGTCAGATGAAAGAAAAACAAACTCCTAACGGTTTACGCCTTTTATTGACTTTTGATAATGTAAAATCTACGAAACGAG
It includes:
- the mfd gene encoding transcription-repair coupling factor; the protein is MSKNALYTLYDDLPKNQQIATQLLEQKQIKMHLNGLLGSAVSFVLRAVFKKSELPFLVILDNKEEAAYYLNDLEQMIGEQDVLFYPASFRRPYQIDETDNANVLLRAEVLNRINSRKKPAVIVTYPEALFEKVVTRRELDKNTLKVALNDKISIDFINEVLFEYEFKRVDFITEPGEFSVRGGIVDVFSFSNDHPYRIEFFGNEVDSIRSFDVETQLSVETHKKITIIPNVENKLFQENRESFLDYIAERTVLFIQNTEGLFTQLDKQFVRAEEAFEKLSKEIKRAEPEKLFLNQSSFIKRALDFSIVELASKPVFKITKTFDFHIHPQPSFNKQFDLLLNNLSDNHFNGYKNYLFCSNETQAKRFHDIFETLDEANSENIRKQYHTVVLPLYQGFIDEESQITAYTDHQIFERYHKFNIKNGYSKKQNITLKELTALSVGDYVTHIDHGIGKFGGLQKIQVEGKTQEAIKLVYADNDIVYVSIHSLHKISKYNGKDGTPPKIYKLGSNAWKVLKQKTKARVKHIAFNLIQLYAKRRLEKGFQFAPDSYLQNELESSFIYEDTPDQTKSTQEVKADMESDRPMDRLVCGDVGFGKTEVAIRAAFKAVDNSKQVAVLVPTTILAYQHYRTFSERLKDMPVTIGYMNRFRTAKQKAQTLKDLAEGKLDIVIGTHQLVNKNVVFKDLGLLIVDEEQKFGVNVKDKLKTIAANVDTLTLTATPIPRTLQFSLMAARDLSVITTPPPNRYPIETNVVGFNEEIIRDAISYEIQRNGQVFFINNRIENIKEVAGMIQRLVPNARVGIGHGQMEGAKLEELMLGFMNGDFDVLVATTIIESGLDVPNANTIFINNANNFGLSDLHQMRGRVGRSNKKAFCYFICPPYSSMTEDARKRIQALEQFSELGSGFNIAMKDLEIRGAGDLLGGEQSGFINEIGFDTYQKIMNEAIEELKENEFKDLYPEENDIETKEYVKDLQIDTDFELLFSDEYINNVTERLSLYNELGGVKNEVELVIFQNKLIDRFGPMPPRANALMNSIRIKWIATSVGIEKLVMKKGKMIGYFVSDQQSDYYQSKRFHKVIKFVQTHSNLCQMKEKQTPNGLRLLLTFDNVKSTKRALELMELLGE